The following DNA comes from Miscanthus floridulus cultivar M001 chromosome 5, ASM1932011v1, whole genome shotgun sequence.
ACAACACTCATGCAGAAGGAAGCTACCATCACCGTTCTGAATTTCTGACCCATTCACAAACAAAGGCGTGTGTTCAGCTCATACCAGGAAAAGCAATGGCACCCTAAACTCATTTCTCATAGAAAGCAGAAACAGGGAATTAGAGAAAATGGTTGTACTGGTATCCGCCAGTCATACTGTTTTGGAGAACTCGATAGTTACATTTGCTAGTTTCCTGGCTGCCACAAATGCTAATTGATCATCTGTAGAAGATGGgctgtgcaaaaaaaaaaaagaatcgccCAACTTGTACTTACAAGATGGACAACACAGCCCAGAAATCCTGAACTACACAAAGATCAAATAAGAAAAGATTACACCCACTGCAGAGTGCAGACTAGCAATATCTGAATTCACGCGATCTATTGTATCCACGGGGAAGAGCAATCTCTAAAATAACAGAATCTCTAGCAACCAAAACTGAATTCAGTGCAATGGGCGGAACAATGGATCATAAGAAGCTTTGACTTCCTCATCATCCCACTCCAGCCCATCCCACCATTCCCTGGTGCATTGTATCACATTAAGTCCTCCAGCAGAAAGCTTCAGCTTCTTCAAATTCGGGCACTCGATAATTTTCAGGCTCTCCAGCGCCGGGAAGTGCAGTGTACATGTACTGCTGCTCAGCCTCCTGAACTTTGCCAAGCCATGGAGATACAGTTCCTTGAGGTTGGGGAAGGGTGTGATGACTCTAACCGCTGCTGAACCTTGTCCACCGCCGCTTGCCGCCATGTCTTGCTCTTCACTGACAGTAATCAGCTCTTCCAGACCATGGCAATACCAGATGAACAATGATGCTAGATTCTGTACACATCCACCTCTGTAGATGATCTTTACCTTATGTAGTCCCTGAAGGATGATATCATGCAGGGTTGGAAGGATGGGCTGCTCTTCATTGACAAGTTCAGCCCGAGCTTGCAAGATGGAACGGGGGAGCGCATTGCTATTAACAGCTTCTTTGCTGCTATCAATGATTACCTCAGCTAAGTTGCTGCAGCTCACAATCCACACTCTCTTCAGGTTAGTCATGTTCTTCCACAGGTTGCTCGAAGGAAGCTCTATCTTTGTCAGGCTGGAGCATGTCTTTATCAGTAGGTTTCTTGTGGAACCAGCAAGGCGATATGACCGTGACAGCCGCTCCAGGGCCTCAACAGATTGTATTGTGATGTCCAGAGCCTTGAGCCTACGCAGATTCTCAAGCTCCTGAAAATCAACACCATTTCCACTTGCACCAACCTTCCAATCTCCGTAGCTGAGATCCATGTACAGAACTTGCAGCATTGTGAGGCTGCATATAACACTACCCGGGATCGTTTCCAGTGGCATATGTGAGAGAAGCAAGAACCGCAGAGTTGATAGAGATCCTAGCTCCCTTGGAAGTGACCTGATGTTTGTGTTATACAAATCCAGGTACTGCAACTCAACCAATGAACTGATCCCTGAAGGTAATTCGCTGATAGAAGTATGAGACAGATCTAACACTCTGAGAGATGGCATGTATTGGAAGAAGCCATCGCATATCTTGTCCAACCCAGGATTGCCTTGTAGCATCAAAGTCTTCAGTAAGGGGCAATTAGGCTTCTCATACAACTCAAGAATGTTGTTCCGCATGAAAGAAATCCGCTCAGCATCGTTCCACTTCTCTGCGCCTGGTGCCTCCTTCAGCCCAACTCCAGCACGGACAAGCCATTTGGTCTCCTTGGTGCCAAAATCCGATGCTATCCACAGCGCCATGGCACGGACCATAGGATGCATCTTGATATGATCCTCATCTTCGCCTTTCTCCAGCAAAGAGGCAATCTTGAGATCACCAAGAAGGTCATGCCCCTTGTTGTATATTTCATCCATCTCAGTATACAAGTCATCTATGAAATCCTTCACCGATGCAGTAGCCTATGATCCAATCCTTGGAAATAGAGAACTCCTCTGGGAACAGTGAGCAATATAGCAGGCAGAGCCTTAGCTTGTCACTGGGGAGGTTATCATAACTCTTCTTGAGAGGCTCAAGAACAGTCAAACTCCATGCCAAGAAGTTGCCATGGGGCAATCTTTAGCACAGTGATGGCGTGCTTCCACTCTTTTGCAGTGCGCTTGCTGGCCATTGCCCGGCCAACAGTGATGAGTGCGAGAGGCAGCCCGTCCACACTTCATGGCCAGCGCCTGAGCTTGGTGCCGGATCTCAGGGCTAGCGCTCATCAGGTGGTCACCAACCTTCTCACGGAAGAGCTCCCACGCGGGCTCCCAGGGAAGACAATCCATCTTGAGCTTGCGGCGGACGTCCATGCGGTCGCACACATCCTCGATCCTCGTCGTCAAGACGATCTTGCTCTTGGAGTTGTGCTTGGGCACCGGGATGCCAATCATCCGGAAATTGAGTGGCTCCCAAACGTCGTCCAGCAGCAGCACAAAGTTCATCTTGCTGAGCACCCTGTAGAGCACACCGGCGCGCTCCTTGGGCGTCCGGTTCTCCCACGACACGCCGAGGCGGTCGCCGATGATCCTCTGGATGTCGTTGAGATCGAAGTCCTTGCCGACCTCGATGTAGATGGCGACATTGATGTCATGGGAGTTGATGAGGAAGTCGTTGTTGAACTTGTTGAGCAGCGCGGTCTTGCCGACCCCCGCCATGCCGTAGATGCCGACGATTCCCACGCCGCCGTCCCGGACGCAGGTGTGGAGCTCCTGTAGCAGCGCGTGCCTGCCGAGGACCGGCGCGCTCGGCATCTCCTCGAAGCGGACCTGCacgagctcgtcggcgaccttgtGGAAGTCGGCCTTCTCCTTGAGGCCCGCGGCCTCGTCGCGCGCCTCGTCGGCCTTCTTGCTGAGGTGGTAGGTGGCCTTGTAGCCGGGGGCCTGGTCGGGCGGGAGCTGCAGGCGCGCCTGGTACTCGTCGGCGATCCGCGCGGCGGCGTCCTCGAGCAGGGCGACGCACGCGAGCCACCACTTGACCTGGCTGGTGGCCTCCATGCCCTGGCGCTCGGCGGCGTCGACCATGCGCTTGACGTCGTCGCGCTTGCTCTTGAGCTCGTTCATCTCGTGGCCCAGCGCGTCGATGTAGGCGCCGCAGGACATGACGTAGCCGACGGTCCGCGCGAAGTAGTCCTTGAGCGGCCGGAACACCGTGTCGACGATGGACGCCACGAACTCCATCCCCGCGAGCAGGAATCCCCAATCTTTGCCAAGAAATTGAAGCTCTAGACTTTGACGCCGCGCAGGGGCAAGAACTCAAAATCGGTGCGGATTGAACGATCTGAGCATCGGTGGGGGAGGAAGGAAGCCGAGCAAGGGCTACTACTCCCTGGAGCGGATGCGCACAGGATCTGCAGAACGGAGAAATCGAACAAGATCCAATCGGTGGGCAGCATCAAACTGGGGCTTCTGGGGAACTCGGAAGAGGCGGAGGAATCAGTTGGAATTTTTGGTGAGCGTCTGTAGGAAATGGACAAATCGGTAGGCGTCTGAGCTCAGAAATCAGGGACTGACTATAGTGGAACAAGCAGTGAGTGATGATGGTGGCGTCCTTAGCGACGAAGCAACAAAGGGATGAAGGGAATCAAGAAAACTCTCACACCGCAGACGTGGCCGCGCTGACCAGACCTGGGGACTCTCCGATTGCGGTTTATGCGAGGAAGGTGGTGAGTGTGAGACGACTTGACTTGGCAGGTTGCGTCCGAGCACGATGCTGGGCGATGGGTGTGAAGGGCGATGGTCCCCGGGCACCAGAGAGTTATCCCgggcttttttttttttctaattctaACGGTGCTACATGCTTTGTTTGCCCTGGTGgaagataaaaaaaaaagtaCTCACGGCGAACTGGCAAACGTGATGCGAACTGATCTAGGACTAAGCATGGGTGAGCATGTTTGCGAGATGTAGTAATAAATTACCCCCTCCGTGCATTTATTTTCttcatctaagcaattttttttCCCAAAAGTCTTTTTCGTATTAGTCTGGGACCATGAGTCTGGCTTCTCGTACGTGCTGCGCATTTGGAGCTCATTGACGGCTCCTTGTCTGCAtttatggacggagggagtagtaaaaAAAGTTAGCTAGTTGCCTATGCATGCGGACTTTTCAATCCGAGAAACCAATGGCCAAAGGGTGAAAAAAACTCTGAGTTCCCCACGACCTTGGCTCTATTTGGCTGGCTTAAAAAATGATTGATGCTGATGTTaatttattataagaaaaaaatactgttatttTGCTGAAAAGGGCCCTCACCTGTTCAGTTCACACATTGACAGGACCGGTGGGCCGGTTGTTTTTGTTTTGATTTGGGCTGCGAAGTGTAGATGCACATGAAGTGTTAGGCCCCTGAACTGGTGGATCCATCTGCTGAACATCTGGACTTTAAAATCCACACATGAAATGGCCCATGGCCCATGGCCCATGGCATCTGCATCACTTGTCTTACGCAAACTGAATGCATGCTTAAGGACAGCTAAATTTAATAAAGGTCTAGGATAGGAGTCGCAAAAGACTAATCGAATCTTCCTAAAAAAAGACTAATCGAATCAGGCATGAAATGTTATTCTAGTTTCGCTCTACCCTTCCCAAGAACAGAGACCTGATTAACCATCTCCTAAGCCACTTTTACGGCTTTCTCTTTTAAGCTCTCTTTGGCAACAACTTCATTAGCTTCAGCTACTCCTAATAACACGTGTGTTGCACTATTATTGTACAAAGCTCTTTTTTCTCTCCAGCCCAAAAATACAATAGAAACACGCAGAAGTTGGTGAAGTCAGGATTTAGGAGCTTCACCAGCTTTTCCTACAATACGCTATTGTACAAGTACAGTGTAAAGCAAAAGCCGATGCAAACCTTGCCAAAGGGGTTATAAAACAAATGCATATTCCTCACTCAATTCTTCCTCTCTACCTTGTATCATCGAAAAGAGTAAAATGCATcacaggtccattaacttttcctcccgtatcacttaggtccataacttTCAAAGTGAAGTTTTAGGTCCTTAAACTATTTATGCTATGCATTGTAGGTCCGTACCTATTTGAGAGAGGAATAGATCCAACATGGTGTATACATGGTGGCATCCATGTGTATGCAGCTCgttaaaaagggttaaaattttTGCAATGAACCCCTCCCTGGCATCAATGTGTATGTAGCCCTTCCCATTGGTGCGGGTGCTCTAGATTACGCGACCATGGTTGTCAAATCAAGTGTGTTGGTAATAGATCCATGTAGCGGTGATGGtctttgtaacaccccggtgttatgccagcatttaggcactgcaaatcatgcatatcatgcatcatcaagcatcctaattatacatgcctaatcatgtaaataacaactgaaacactgcttcgaaacatatgaaacatgttcgtgaaacgtcaatgttgcatacacctgtttaagagttattttgccctgattatgtttgctaggctagtaaaacatgtttggctatcatggtaaatcatctagaactatttagcaatttttggagcaaggtttgtatttgaattattgccaaattttgcttttaaaaataattctccaaaattagggttttgagttaaaattgactttaattttagaattcaaaatctatcaagaatttggctttggtcataaaagcaaagttgtagagaattacattctaatcaattttcatttttggtacattttcaaaagatgtcattttcttgctcaaaatgatatttgaaagctagtatttaaaaatttcttgaaaatataaattgaaaaaAAGGCTTCCCTCACTTCGCGGGCCGCCACCTCATttctggcccacggccgaagtCGGCCCAGCCTGCAGCAGCGAGCCTCCCGCGCCAGCGCTGCGCGCCTCGCCAGCCCAACCCAGTCCagcgccgcgcctggcctgccttcgcgctcgcccgcccgctgacgcgccgcgccgcgtccCGACCAGTGGCAGAacacgcccgccgcgtggcggccatgcgccgtcgacgccgcccgCGCGTCGCAGCCAGCCTACGCCcgctcccacgcgcccgcctacttcAGCTGAAGCCGCTGCGCTCGCCTTCGCTCTCCCGCGCTGCCTTTCTTCTCCGCCCGCGACGAGCTCGCTCACTCTCCCCCTCGCCGCGCCACTACACCCGCCGGTCAAATTCGCcgcctctcctccacctcggccagcaatcgtgcgccaacagctccgcctcgctctccgacaCATGGTGCTTGCGCTTGTGCCGACTGTTGTGCCCAGGTAGCGCCTTCTCGTgcctcgccaccgtcggccatggcgccgccgtgctcggtcgccgtggaaggcacccttcctcctcttctccaccctgcctagctacctgtCCACATTCGCCAGCTTCTCGCGAACCGCATGCGCTTGCTCGCTTGCTCTGGCACGGCCGGTAATGGCCGCCGGCCCCGTTGGCCAAGCCACGCCGCCGCGACGTCACGGCGCCGGCGtggccttcgcctcggccgagctgggccgagAGGCCATGGGACGAAGCCCCTGTCGGGCCGCCTCCCCTTCccttcgctcgggccgcgcaggccaagtGTGGCAGTGGGCTGGCTGattcccacgggccggcccagtagcaataggaggattcgttttcaatttttctttattatttgaaaatagaaatggtttagaaaatgtttggatactcaaatttgctccaaatctattgaaataaattttgctagatTCCTTATCactagatctacttgggaaaattattgcatgtcatttttgggatacttttctgtagaactttatttaatcatgtatattgctgataacttgaaaaatgtgtagaaaaatctataggcttcagaaaaatatgatttctaagATTTTTaaccttcttatgtaatgtacttcctaggaaaaatatgtgtcatgcatgtgttgtagaagaattttgaggtgtagttcaagtacctttaatggctaatttttgttatttttgctagagagcaaactttgtataaaacatacatgtgataatttttgtacagtgattgtatgctatgaagatcataggaaaaatactaactctattgtttgacacttttcacagtacaaagtattttcatgttcataatcatgccatagcttgttatttttgtgtaggctaatccacttattcaaataccatgaaaatctgctAGTAGACtatttagggtagtactgtgctgtagtaattttctaagatttttctaagcaataaaaaaatagatgttgctattcaaacctattattaattaaggcttaatcaagtgttgctttatgtgtgattaagaaattagtgaagctttggtgtatctttgaagcatttaataagatgtgttgatttagcatagtagtagtagaagagaatgcagtagatgacatgtgcttgtagtatatgttcttggatgatgttgactaccttgcattcaaatatatattcattgtattcatctcattcgatgcaccgattgcatacgcgcttacgcacattgcatcatacaagatcgcaaaccaagaacccagccatcatacctgaggagcccaaggagcagctcaaggtgcagccgcaggaagtgcccgaagccgacgaggaggacgttgaggaacttccagagtgccccgatcaccgcccgagctccttcgagagaggcaagcaccggagcattttctcctggtttgcaattattaattcaatgctttactttaattgatgcattacgttcaggagttgtttgcaaccgttgctgcattataccttgtttacctttgttatactatatccttgttaccctggtatccgcagtcgagtcaatgcttagctggcttagatcggtagaagtcgggtgatttcctatcacctgcgagctataggtggttacctggatctgcttggatgactatgaagtcatggtataactaagtgttaaatgaagttgagaccagacggagacttgtagagttttggactatagtgctttccatctgtgttgattaaggaccgaccgttgttgggcctcgagtcatgttgaacgcatgccttacatttagctggccagataaagtaccttccgaccgcaaagctgggggattattcgggccgagtagattgcccgcagcgcactgtgctggagcaggtgtggtaggacacgggggcgagatgataagaccaaagtgcagtcggtcggcccccgggtacatgtggttcctagcaaactcaagattcttggatagttgacttggtgatcaatatctcactttagcgggtgagtgaggtttgtgtaaggaataaatcaccagctggttaggaatcgattcgaatcgccatcgctcctggacagtgagcacttgacttgagttacttcatcgtagtaatgttgatggaacacttggacagttataatgaatatgacattatgaaagttgtttaatgatcattggttatcattatctgcttaatcacatgtttgctctagtataggtgcaaatctagtcgacaggttaataacaattaacttgacaataatgctttaaaaagggtcttgaaatgctaaaaatgcttctttttgcaaatgagtcagctaccctactataaagcccttcataatccttggtgtcacttattttcggttatgtcgggtaagtctagctgagtaccttctcgtactcagggttttattcccacttgttgcagatgggcagatgtattacggctactgtatcaactacctttatcctacaatgggtgatgcttaggaccatgggtatggtcattccttacatcttgtctaatgcttttgttggagatgatcattcgctggcactatatttgaactccgtgtgagtgtgtgtggtttgaacaaatggcttccgctacttttattcgaacttgttttgtaataactatgtttaaactctgatgtatctgagatgcaaacttttatgtaatatgtgatggtgaccgctaaacttattacgatcttggctagaatggaagttggtttgaaatcctttgtgatttcacggactaccgggttatacgggcttaagtttgctaaatcgtctgctctggcggataattttcttacttaattttgtataattggtcggttctgttacagtctTCCACTGATTATTTGCACTGAATGTGGGAAGTGATGGGTTGTACGATGCAAATCGAAGCAACCATGGAGTAAAGACTAAGTCTCCTACTATTGTCCTCGCATAAGGTGAGTCTAGAAGACTTGAGTTTTGTTTGGTGTTTTGAAGTTGTCGTAGGTGATCATTTTGATTTGAGATTGCGTTGGTCATTTTTGTAGCGCAATGGACAAGGATGTCCTTTTTCTACTAGTATAGAAGGATAAATACAATAAGGTGTTACAAGTACCAAGAAAGTAGTTGGATCTATCCCTAACATTGTAAATTCAAAGTTGAAGGGTGTCGACGAAAtacggtcggcagtctacctaggggtatgcccaaggtagtagattattggtagacagatgcgcaagctacaaacaagatggtgacgcaagacagacatgagattttatccaggttcagccgccgtaaaggcgtaatacctacgtcttgcgtctgattatattgctgtatgtcaatgagagatgtttttagaggagtcccctacccgccttatataattcgagggtagggttatagatctggaaactaatcctagccagttacaattgctatAGGTAgctagataaggattcctattctaatcgaccaggatcttacttgacctccaaatctgccttgattccttgcgcgggattccgaatAGATTGGCCGGAccgtgcgtcgtcttctagtgagccagaccccctgatccgggctagcccaagcctagccgtaagggtataggggttaatacccccatagctagtccccgagcaccatgtattatgctgcgacacgccgttcgatctccttcgactaatgcgatccgtcttcatgtcatctccaactggttgaaacattgaccaatcgaatgtgacaacattctggtcagaacagagagtagtagaccatgactatagccaaagattccggttgtccgaagaatgcatggtgctctaaagaaaaaagaaaaagatttctttccttatcaagtgtgcccacttgtatttctgacaagaaatataagtgacccttggacaatagtggTTCTGGCGAACAGTCAGAGcttaggggtcgataaaataagcacattcaccgcaaggtaaagtgtgcccacttagtccccgagcctagtagcaggtgacgtaggcatgtggtgccagggtccaaaaagaATTCCCACTAAAGTTGAGAATCCATtcatcgtacaagcaatacgagatgcaccggcaggtgcatcgtactgatgtagtccctgagcttgctggaaggcgaggtatcagccttgtagcaaagtCTAAATAAAATCCTCTCGACTGTAtgcgagtacaaatcacatgtagccgaggagagtggTCTTTGAGGAATTGTCGAAGAGTAGTCggggaagtccccgagcatgagagtgaTCTAGACAGTtcctgagcacgatggtggtctagacagtccctaggcatgatggtggtctagacagtctccgagcacaatggtggtctagatagtcccctatcatgatggtggtctggacagttttcgagcacgatggtggtctagacagtccccgagcacgagaagtgcggcaaaaaaccatatgccacgtGTACTATATTTTTttgaacaagtaagtagtcactttatcacaatgagtgcatgacaagtgttgttgcgtttgttggtagtaacagctatagtgcaggcttagaagccgaagtggtctgtctccgagaggagagcagtcgtgcggtcgtggagtgtgatcgcctgaaggaggacaaccaaaagctggcgcacgaccagtcgtagctctaggaccacacgaccaagatgaaagaggaactaaaaagtaagtttttcaaacccctttgctcacttttgttgcccgccttatcttgtcgtggtatgacatTTTAATAGCTTGTGTGGTTtccagttttgaaagtcaatgccaagaaacatctagaggccatgataaaagactGTGATAgctggaaggcgcagtgccaagagatcaccaaggatcaagACACATGGAAagaccggtgccaggaggtggcaacgggcattttgccggtccttaacctcatcgatccagcgcttacagaggacgtgccaaggacgccatagcttagactggtcgatagatgccaaaaggcatagggatggttctaggagttcatgaaggaggcagaTGAGTATacaggcacacatgtgctaagcatggtacatgctcactaccccttgatcgatctcaagcgcctagaagctgggtacccaaaggaggtagatctagacaaggctaaggagcatcggatgacccagctggacttgttggcaaaaataattggcgacattaacctatgtggaggcgggacatcacctgtatagggtacgccagcaacaagtcagctagaagcgccatcatttttaagccaacTGTCAAAGCCTACGGTCTCAACTAGCCAGGCattggtggggccatcttcttcagctcgaccagtacaagagtccccgagactcgagcacgatgtcaggcccagcgagcagcaggtgccgcatgacccgaccagccaatagtataggctatagctgtaggagaagatgtagttgtgttattgtaaacttggaccttttcaggcaagcttgcaATAATGTAACTATATAtctgcataagcttgtttgttttgtagaaaacgtatttaagcttggatctcgtgttggtgtaactaagtgagaacatataagcgttctgtttagttgtaccattttagtcgacacgtcatcctgaaaggtttgtatggccctggtttgtcctgtggtcagagtgtgaggtatgcagcctgtgcacatgtagacgcacacaagtcaaactagaggggacctgccgatcacccgtagcgtagagagcagatctcatgcacgcgttgggaggaaccggagacagggcctgctctaaaaactcaggaaggaatggtggtcggttttgacttgttgagttagaataacaatagacttcg
Coding sequences within:
- the LOC136453377 gene encoding LOW QUALITY PROTEIN: disease resistance protein RPS2-like (The sequence of the model RefSeq protein was modified relative to this genomic sequence to represent the inferred CDS: deleted 3 bases in 3 codons); translation: MEFVASIVDTVFRPLKDYFARTVGYVMSCGAYIDALGHEMNELKSKRDDVKRMVDAAERQGMEATSQVKWWLACVALLEDAAARIADEYQARLQLPPDQAPGYKATYHLSKKADEARDEAAGLKEKADFHKVADELVQVRFEEMPSAPVLGRHALLQELHTCVRDGGVGIVGIYGMAGVGKTALLNKFNNDFLINSHDINVAIYIEVGKDFDLNDIQRIIGDRLGVSWENRTPKERAGVLYRVLSKMNFVLLLDDVWEPLNFRMIGIPVPKHNSKSKIVLTTRIEDVCDRMDVRRKLKMDCLPWEPAWELFREKVGDHLMSASPEIRHQAQALAMKCGGLPLALITVGRAMASKRTAKEWKHAITVLKIAPWQLLGMEFDVLEPLKKSYDNLPSDKLRLCLLYCSLFPEEFSISKDWIIGYCIGEGFIDDLYTEMDEIYNKGHDLLGDLKIASLLEKGEDEDHIKMHPMVRAMALWIASDFGTKETKWLVRAGVGLKEAPGAEKWNDAERISFMRNNILELYEKPNCPLLKTLMLQGNPGLDKICDGFFQYMPSLRVLDLSHTSISELPSGISSLVELQYLDLYNTNIRSLPRELGSLSTLRFLLLSHMPLETIPGSVICSLTMLQVLYMDLSYGDWKVGASGNGVDFQELENLRRLKALDITIQSVEALERLSRSYRLAGSTRNLLIKTCSSLTKIELPSSNLWKNMTNLKRVWIVSCSNLAEVIIDSSKEAVNSNALPRSILQARAELVNEEQPILPTLHDIILQGLHKVKIIYRGGCVQNLASLFIWYCHGLEELITVSEEQDMAASGGGQGSAAVRVITPFPNLKELYLHGLAKFRRLSSSTCTLHFPALESLKIIECPNLKKLKLSAGGLNVIQCTREWWDGLEWDDEEVKASYDPLFRPLH